One segment of Leptospirillum ferrooxidans C2-3 DNA contains the following:
- a CDS encoding DUF6671 family protein — protein sequence MPTERDVSFYRGKKIALLTQHGKERVISPVLDPALGCHVERVEGYDTDLLGTFTRDIPRAGMQIEAARKKARIGMDLSGLPFGVASEGAFGPDPFSGMLPWNLELLIFIDDERSLEILGAYQGKANFFHSLASEWSEAETFARESGFPGNYLVIRPEGENDHRLRKGIRSWPELETAFFWALGQSDSGQVFLETDGRAHANPLRMEAIRLASEDLLKKIRSVCPVCDTPGFWIVERLPGLPCRNCGGRTQGIMAEVHGCLKCDHRVTLERSGRKYADPAHCDYCNP from the coding sequence ATGCCAACAGAAAGGGATGTCTCTTTTTACCGTGGGAAGAAGATTGCCCTGTTGACCCAGCATGGAAAGGAGCGGGTCATTTCTCCGGTTCTGGATCCTGCGCTCGGGTGCCATGTGGAGAGAGTCGAGGGCTATGACACGGATCTCCTTGGAACTTTTACCCGGGATATCCCAAGGGCAGGAATGCAGATAGAGGCGGCCAGAAAAAAGGCGCGGATCGGAATGGATCTTTCAGGACTGCCTTTCGGGGTTGCAAGCGAAGGAGCTTTTGGTCCTGATCCTTTTTCAGGGATGCTTCCATGGAATCTGGAGCTTCTGATCTTTATCGATGACGAAAGGAGTCTTGAGATTCTTGGGGCCTATCAGGGAAAAGCGAATTTCTTTCATTCGCTGGCATCGGAATGGTCTGAGGCAGAAACTTTTGCCCGGGAGTCAGGATTCCCCGGGAACTATCTCGTTATTCGTCCCGAAGGGGAGAATGATCATCGACTCCGGAAGGGAATCCGCTCATGGCCGGAGCTTGAAACGGCTTTTTTCTGGGCATTGGGTCAATCGGACAGTGGTCAGGTCTTCCTGGAAACAGATGGCCGTGCCCATGCCAATCCACTGAGGATGGAGGCTATTCGTTTGGCATCCGAGGATCTGTTAAAGAAGATCCGGTCCGTATGTCCTGTTTGCGATACCCCGGGGTTCTGGATTGTCGAACGGCTTCCGGGACTCCCCTGCAGAAACTGCGGGGGAAGGACACAGGGGATCATGGCTGAAGTTCACGGCTGCCTCAAGTGCGACCATCGCGTCACACTCGAACGCTCCGGGCGGAAGTATGCCGATCCGGCCCACTGTGACTATTGCAACCCCTGA
- a CDS encoding methyl-accepting chemotaxis protein, which yields MGWFAKAPESEPPVQAGETNFGDGLMKDPLIAWEILDSLESLGIAISSSDMGSGISGNRIVYMNRSMKEIVRRMEPDLLKRFGISPSQVMGGSIHRFHKDPDLIRERLEKIRPGEIRRNAVIEIGEVSLLSTIQLISDPSSKRIVGYMTIFRDITSDRLHERTSVEAQEKSSVRLAQSMGILDSGIREIVETTGKVSDEAQKTRLEGEAGRNTLKDLLSQVREAEGAMKDLGEVVSELNARSRDIGMVVEVIDDIASQTNLLALNAAIESARAGTQGRGFAVVAEEVRKLAERTIGATKEIAATIKKSQNDTAQTVDLICRTLGTVAESQLKAEGVRTVFESIVSRATVLSDSLKSIVGVTETQFRSVTDVRHQVDQLVLELKKSIERVQTVKL from the coding sequence ATGGGATGGTTTGCCAAGGCTCCTGAAAGTGAACCGCCTGTCCAGGCTGGTGAGACAAATTTCGGTGATGGATTGATGAAGGATCCCCTGATCGCTTGGGAAATCCTTGATTCCCTGGAGAGTTTGGGAATAGCGATTTCTTCTTCCGACATGGGATCAGGAATATCCGGGAATCGCATTGTTTACATGAATCGAAGCATGAAAGAGATCGTACGCCGGATGGAGCCGGACCTCCTGAAGAGATTTGGAATATCCCCTTCCCAGGTGATGGGAGGATCGATTCACCGTTTCCACAAGGATCCGGACTTGATTCGGGAAAGACTGGAAAAAATACGACCTGGAGAGATCCGGAGAAATGCGGTGATAGAGATTGGAGAAGTGAGCCTTCTTTCGACGATACAGTTGATCAGCGATCCTTCCTCAAAACGGATCGTGGGATATATGACGATTTTCAGGGATATAACCAGTGACCGACTGCACGAAAGAACCTCGGTCGAGGCCCAGGAGAAATCCTCAGTGCGGCTTGCTCAGTCAATGGGGATTCTCGACTCGGGAATCCGGGAGATCGTTGAAACGACCGGGAAGGTTTCCGATGAGGCACAGAAGACCCGTTTGGAAGGAGAGGCCGGCCGGAATACCCTGAAAGATCTTCTCTCCCAGGTACGTGAGGCAGAGGGAGCGATGAAGGATCTTGGTGAAGTGGTCAGCGAACTCAATGCCCGGAGCCGGGACATTGGAATGGTTGTAGAGGTGATCGACGACATTGCCAGCCAGACCAATCTTCTTGCCTTGAATGCGGCGATCGAGTCTGCCAGGGCCGGGACGCAGGGGAGAGGGTTTGCTGTCGTGGCAGAAGAGGTCCGGAAGCTTGCGGAGCGCACGATCGGAGCTACAAAGGAAATCGCCGCGACGATCAAGAAATCACAAAACGATACGGCACAGACAGTGGATCTGATATGCAGAACGCTGGGAACGGTTGCAGAGAGCCAGCTGAAGGCGGAGGGAGTCAGGACGGTATTCGAGTCGATCGTTAGCCGTGCAACGGTTTTGTCCGATTCGCTGAAGTCTATTGTTGGCGTTACGGAAACACAGTTTAGAAGTGTGACGGATGTCCGCCATCAGGTTGATCAGCTGGTTCTGGAGCTTAAAAAGAGTATTGAAAGGGTCCAGACCGTGAAACTGTAG
- a CDS encoding EAL domain-containing protein: protein MGTLLSHFEKTRGFQKIMSPSRKYHFSDQGVFRQNRLCRALARIDRLILTGPSQESLLRMTCFILFEELQVFSVRIALCDPENRSGRCVVYEGQKLKDDTSFRDQRLLEEIIQARETIVWTDAMEIQSGDLQRNDRYGSGIASIAAFPLISGETVHGALIVESDETDYFDPDLISLFIFLSGNIALFLDNMVKEVRRKHHESRATILLKWMEELTRETELPDLFKGALEAICHLTNSDNGEVVLWNPSLRAFSLRAVISRDPVISMEPLLEKTLKMGEGAAGRVIETGTSLLIEDYQSFSWALPEVRTLGMMAEIAVPVKNRQRTVGALVVGTFGQKKLDVQDLPFLEAMGRQLGAVLEHVRLAEHQATLLETIKEIALEKEVDGLIERALDSFCRMTGADYGGICLAEKESGHFLWKSLFRAHPEFPDPFEFHNGVSSDSLSGNFSQSGKGILIDDSPGYEALFPERSMLGAKSFMAVPFLESQAVWIASTHPIFRFDPFDLSLLEVLVQEIAIAHRRILSEQARLKSEERLSILIENLPEAIFFKDGEGRWETVNPSGLRLFGLEEQSEWIGKTDSEICSGSSRMAPIIKGCIRSDALAWESGKATKEIEVFSDSDGNMVILDVAKVPLFHPDGSRKGLVISAQDITERKRNEERIEHMAAHDALTDLPNRRVFIERIGQMLHRSGREHERFAVGILDLDGFKVVNDRLGHQKGDELLVQVGKRLGSLLRKTDTLARLGGDEFGLLLTDLGHGKTPSDLFSKIVQALLDPFEVGHGSGEIVWISGSLGLTLCPPDHGDATSLIAHADMALYRAKDLGRNGWAIFESEMAHSLQLQHQILTEFGQALRNGELCLYYQPQVNMETGQVVGVEALVRWNHPERGLLTPESFIGVVEKSELIAAMGRWVLESALIQQKEWERIGIHLRISVNIGARHFLSDGFVEDLAQILLRQERTEQPRIEIEVTETEALRDLERARKTIDLCRGLGVSVSLDDFGTGQASLTSLQQLDIKEVKIDKCFVHRIMASQKDLAIVFSLSVAARMMLIDVVAEGVETEEEGALLILIGCTVAQGFGIARPMLPSMIPDWQKKWKPFSSWKSQTTRNMGWLKDSPLLMLWQALGIFQKGLLDGLDTPGNLNKEWTDDHIAVSEKWMSHTGTVRHRGTDGFDVLKGIHDDLCSFAPEVASARESNNKAEMERLRSELSEIHQALQKLLL, encoded by the coding sequence GTGGGCACTTTGTTGAGCCATTTTGAAAAAACACGGGGGTTCCAGAAAATTATGTCTCCATCCCGGAAATATCATTTCAGCGACCAGGGCGTGTTTCGTCAGAATCGACTTTGCCGAGCTCTTGCACGCATTGATCGTTTGATTCTCACCGGCCCATCACAGGAGAGCCTGCTCCGGATGACCTGCTTCATTCTCTTTGAAGAATTGCAGGTCTTTTCGGTCCGGATTGCCCTTTGTGATCCGGAAAACCGGTCAGGGAGATGTGTCGTTTATGAAGGGCAAAAGCTTAAGGATGACACCAGTTTCCGGGATCAGCGGCTATTGGAAGAGATTATCCAAGCCAGAGAAACGATTGTCTGGACAGATGCAATGGAGATCCAGTCCGGGGATTTACAGAGGAATGACCGCTATGGAAGCGGAATCGCTTCCATAGCCGCTTTCCCCCTGATTTCAGGGGAAACAGTTCATGGGGCGCTGATCGTCGAATCGGATGAGACGGATTATTTCGATCCGGATCTGATCTCCCTTTTCATCTTTTTGTCCGGGAACATTGCCTTGTTCCTCGACAACATGGTGAAAGAGGTGAGACGCAAACATCATGAAAGCCGGGCAACGATCCTTCTGAAATGGATGGAAGAGCTGACCCGGGAAACAGAACTTCCGGATCTTTTCAAGGGAGCGCTGGAGGCCATTTGCCATTTGACCAATTCCGACAACGGGGAGGTTGTTCTCTGGAATCCTTCCTTGCGTGCTTTCTCATTGCGGGCAGTGATCTCGCGCGATCCGGTCATTTCCATGGAACCGCTCCTCGAAAAAACGCTGAAAATGGGAGAAGGGGCAGCCGGAAGGGTCATAGAAACAGGAACGTCACTCCTGATAGAAGATTATCAAAGCTTCTCATGGGCTCTTCCTGAAGTCAGGACATTGGGAATGATGGCGGAGATCGCTGTTCCGGTCAAGAACCGCCAAAGGACGGTCGGAGCGCTTGTGGTCGGTACGTTCGGGCAAAAGAAGCTTGATGTGCAGGACCTTCCTTTTCTGGAGGCGATGGGGAGACAGCTTGGGGCGGTTCTGGAACACGTTCGTCTGGCAGAACACCAGGCAACCCTTCTGGAGACGATCAAGGAGATCGCTCTTGAAAAAGAGGTCGACGGGCTCATTGAACGGGCGCTGGATTCTTTTTGCCGGATGACCGGAGCGGATTATGGAGGGATTTGTCTTGCGGAGAAGGAATCGGGACATTTTCTCTGGAAGTCCCTCTTTCGGGCGCATCCGGAATTTCCGGATCCTTTTGAATTCCATAATGGAGTTTCGAGTGATTCTCTGTCCGGCAACTTTTCTCAATCGGGAAAGGGAATCCTGATTGATGATTCTCCCGGATATGAGGCTCTTTTTCCAGAGCGTTCCATGTTGGGAGCAAAGAGTTTTATGGCAGTTCCCTTTTTAGAATCACAGGCAGTGTGGATTGCGAGTACTCATCCGATTTTCCGTTTTGACCCTTTCGATCTCTCCCTCCTTGAAGTTCTGGTTCAGGAGATAGCGATTGCCCATAGAAGGATTCTTTCCGAGCAGGCACGTTTGAAATCGGAGGAAAGGCTGAGCATCCTGATCGAAAACCTTCCCGAAGCCATTTTTTTTAAGGACGGTGAAGGGCGATGGGAAACGGTCAATCCCTCCGGACTGCGTCTGTTCGGACTTGAAGAACAAAGCGAATGGATAGGTAAAACGGACAGTGAGATCTGCTCGGGATCTTCCCGTATGGCTCCGATCATTAAGGGATGTATCCGCTCGGATGCTCTGGCATGGGAATCCGGAAAGGCTACAAAGGAGATCGAGGTCTTTTCTGATTCGGATGGAAATATGGTCATTCTGGATGTTGCAAAGGTTCCTCTTTTTCATCCGGACGGATCGCGAAAGGGGCTTGTGATCTCTGCCCAGGATATTACAGAGAGGAAGAGAAATGAAGAGCGTATCGAGCATATGGCGGCGCACGATGCCCTGACAGATCTCCCCAACCGGCGTGTTTTTATCGAGCGTATAGGTCAAATGCTCCACCGGTCGGGTAGGGAGCATGAACGCTTTGCTGTTGGAATTCTTGACCTGGATGGTTTCAAGGTGGTGAATGATCGTCTGGGTCATCAAAAAGGGGATGAGCTTCTTGTCCAGGTCGGAAAAAGATTAGGATCTCTCTTAAGGAAAACGGATACCTTGGCTCGTCTGGGCGGCGATGAGTTTGGACTTCTTCTGACCGACCTAGGACATGGAAAAACTCCGAGTGATCTGTTCTCGAAAATTGTCCAGGCCCTTCTTGATCCGTTCGAGGTCGGCCATGGCTCCGGGGAAATAGTCTGGATTTCCGGGAGTTTGGGGTTGACTCTTTGTCCCCCTGATCATGGAGATGCGACCTCCCTGATTGCCCACGCCGATATGGCCCTGTATCGGGCAAAAGATCTCGGTCGAAATGGCTGGGCGATTTTTGAAAGCGAGATGGCTCATTCCCTTCAGCTCCAGCATCAGATTCTAACCGAATTTGGACAAGCGCTCCGGAACGGGGAGCTTTGTCTCTATTATCAGCCCCAGGTCAATATGGAAACCGGACAAGTGGTCGGGGTCGAGGCTCTTGTCCGCTGGAACCATCCGGAACGGGGTCTCCTTACTCCGGAATCTTTTATCGGGGTGGTCGAAAAAAGCGAGTTGATCGCAGCCATGGGCCGATGGGTTCTCGAAAGCGCTCTGATCCAGCAGAAAGAGTGGGAGCGAATCGGTATCCACCTTCGTATCAGCGTGAATATCGGCGCGCGACACTTCCTCTCGGACGGATTCGTGGAAGATCTTGCTCAAATCTTACTTCGACAGGAACGGACGGAACAACCTCGAATCGAGATCGAGGTGACGGAAACGGAGGCTCTCAGGGATCTGGAGCGAGCCAGAAAGACGATCGATTTGTGTCGGGGTTTGGGTGTTTCTGTCAGTCTCGATGATTTCGGCACAGGACAGGCATCCCTGACATCCCTTCAGCAACTCGACATCAAGGAAGTCAAGATCGACAAGTGCTTTGTCCACCGAATAATGGCGAGCCAGAAGGATCTGGCAATTGTGTTCAGCCTCTCCGTAGCAGCCAGAATGATGCTGATAGACGTAGTGGCTGAGGGGGTCGAGACTGAGGAGGAAGGGGCTCTTCTCATTCTGATCGGATGCACTGTTGCCCAGGGTTTTGGAATTGCAAGGCCAATGCTTCCATCGATGATTCCGGATTGGCAGAAGAAATGGAAGCCATTTTCATCATGGAAAAGTCAGACAACAAGGAATATGGGATGGTTGAAAGACAGTCCCCTTTTGATGCTTTGGCAAGCTCTGGGCATTTTTCAGAAAGGACTTCTGGATGGACTCGATACCCCGGGAAATTTGAACAAAGAGTGGACGGATGATCATATCGCTGTTTCTGAGAAGTGGATGAGCCATACGGGAACGGTGAGACACAGGGGCACAGACGGGTTCGATGTGCTGAAGGGGATTCACGATGATCTCTGTTCGTTTGCGCCGGAGGTTGCTTCGGCCAGGGAGAGCAACAATAAGGCGGAAATGGAGCGCCTCAGGTCAGAGTTGTCCGAGATTCATCAGGCGTTACAAAAGCTTCTTCTCTGA
- a CDS encoding YbcC family protein yields the protein MSLSITQDREEKANHLSVSLKPIIDSVCHRIAPLWPLDAFVAVSPYFGLRDQDFEKANETLGRVAGSSLLMSRRYYAEQISSGRIAKADLEKSLKEHGLDMTFSEVQKSLSGDRPILPEPIPLVSDVLGQSEKTEWSVFIVEQISQFCAAYFDQGQAIWKEPSGKEGLFGAWYQYAKIDLAPRMMGLRDVGSFVSRLPINAEETIALVVKKLAIPADMIEYYLLANLMSVGGWASWTRYLQWEKELVGGGESSIIDLLAIRLAWELILFNARNVTEWAKIWKKVAGAIRNSSEKGIMPPTQLDFALQTAFELSYQKSVIAELSHPSRQSGTKSSSSVRPSVQAAFCIDVRSEIYRRALETVAPTAQTIGFAGFFGAFMEFVPLGASEPRIHLPVLLTPGWQGHERIRGGSDHDVKKAIRQRRENLHGANTWKSFKSSPSSCFSFVESTGLLYGAKLLGDSFGWSRPVPHPSTKGVHSSVKGRLVPTLESVSHGQDITKTRQKAAESPTVGIPMTDRGGLAEIILRAMSMTSNFARLVLLVGHGSSTFNNPYATGLDCGACAGQTGEVSARVIAALLNESKVREELSQKGIKIPSDTRFVGALHDTTVDTIDLFDIEGLESTHADDLKQLKQWLAEAGQLTRMERSTLLGINDAAPEIVDALVHERSRDWSQVRPEWGLAGNAAFIAAPRTRTVGINLSGRSFLHDYDWRKDEGFGVLELIMTAPMVVANWINMQYYASVVDNRRYGSGNKVLHNIVGGAIGVLEGNGGDLRVGLPMQSLHDGERWVHEPLRLNVFLEAPKSAIDNIIAKHELVRELIENRWLFVFEIDNEQGGIYQRTTDKQWKRVS from the coding sequence ATGAGTCTCTCAATAACCCAAGACCGGGAAGAAAAAGCGAATCATCTATCTGTTTCACTGAAACCCATCATCGATTCGGTTTGCCATCGGATCGCTCCGCTCTGGCCGCTCGATGCTTTTGTGGCCGTAAGCCCTTATTTTGGCCTGAGGGATCAGGATTTTGAGAAGGCCAATGAAACGCTGGGCAGGGTTGCCGGATCCTCCCTTCTCATGTCCCGCCGTTACTATGCTGAGCAAATCTCTTCAGGGCGGATCGCCAAGGCCGATCTGGAGAAGTCTCTTAAAGAACATGGTTTGGATATGACGTTTTCCGAAGTGCAGAAAAGCCTGTCCGGAGACAGACCCATTCTTCCTGAGCCGATTCCGCTGGTTTCGGATGTTTTGGGACAGAGTGAGAAGACCGAATGGAGCGTCTTTATTGTGGAACAGATCAGCCAATTTTGTGCGGCCTACTTTGACCAGGGGCAAGCCATCTGGAAAGAGCCATCCGGGAAGGAAGGGCTTTTCGGGGCATGGTATCAGTATGCCAAAATCGATCTGGCTCCCAGGATGATGGGACTTCGCGATGTCGGGAGCTTTGTTTCCAGGCTTCCGATAAATGCGGAGGAGACGATTGCTCTTGTCGTCAAGAAGCTCGCCATTCCTGCGGATATGATCGAATACTATCTCCTTGCCAATTTGATGTCGGTGGGAGGTTGGGCTTCCTGGACACGCTACCTCCAGTGGGAAAAAGAACTGGTTGGCGGAGGGGAGAGCTCCATCATAGATCTTCTTGCCATCAGGCTTGCATGGGAGTTGATTCTGTTCAACGCCCGGAATGTGACTGAATGGGCAAAAATTTGGAAAAAAGTGGCGGGAGCCATCAGAAATTCTTCAGAGAAAGGGATCATGCCCCCTACGCAATTGGATTTTGCCCTGCAAACAGCCTTTGAGCTGAGCTATCAGAAAAGTGTGATTGCGGAGCTTTCCCATCCGAGTCGACAGTCAGGGACAAAGAGTTCTTCATCTGTCCGGCCGTCCGTACAGGCCGCATTCTGTATCGATGTGCGTTCGGAGATTTACCGTAGAGCACTGGAAACAGTTGCTCCGACGGCTCAAACGATTGGGTTCGCCGGATTTTTCGGGGCATTCATGGAGTTTGTTCCATTGGGGGCATCAGAACCGAGGATCCATCTTCCGGTCCTTTTGACGCCAGGTTGGCAGGGCCACGAGCGAATTCGCGGGGGCAGCGACCATGATGTCAAAAAGGCGATCCGCCAACGTCGGGAAAATTTGCATGGAGCGAATACCTGGAAGAGTTTCAAGAGTTCCCCATCCTCCTGTTTTTCTTTTGTGGAATCGACCGGATTGCTTTATGGGGCAAAACTGCTGGGGGATAGCTTCGGATGGAGCAGGCCAGTACCCCATCCATCAACCAAAGGAGTTCACTCCTCGGTCAAGGGGCGTCTTGTTCCAACGTTGGAGTCGGTTTCCCACGGACAGGATATTACGAAAACCAGGCAGAAGGCAGCGGAATCACCCACGGTCGGCATCCCGATGACAGATCGGGGGGGATTGGCAGAAATCATTCTGCGGGCGATGTCTATGACCAGTAATTTCGCCAGACTGGTGCTTCTGGTCGGCCATGGAAGCAGCACGTTCAATAATCCTTATGCAACAGGCCTGGATTGTGGTGCCTGTGCAGGGCAAACAGGTGAGGTGAGCGCCAGGGTCATCGCTGCGTTACTGAATGAATCGAAAGTTCGTGAAGAGCTTTCTCAAAAAGGGATCAAGATTCCCTCCGACACTCGCTTTGTGGGTGCGTTGCACGACACGACAGTTGACACAATCGATCTGTTTGATATCGAGGGACTGGAGTCGACCCACGCGGATGATCTGAAACAGCTGAAGCAGTGGTTGGCGGAAGCAGGGCAATTGACCAGAATGGAGCGTTCAACGCTTTTGGGGATCAATGATGCTGCTCCCGAGATAGTCGATGCACTGGTCCATGAACGCAGCCGGGACTGGTCGCAGGTTCGTCCGGAATGGGGGCTTGCCGGAAATGCTGCCTTTATCGCTGCTCCACGAACGAGAACAGTGGGGATCAATCTTTCGGGAAGATCATTCCTGCATGATTACGACTGGCGGAAAGATGAGGGTTTTGGAGTTCTGGAGCTCATCATGACCGCGCCAATGGTGGTCGCCAACTGGATCAACATGCAGTATTACGCTTCGGTTGTGGATAACAGAAGATACGGTAGTGGAAACAAGGTGCTGCACAATATTGTCGGGGGGGCGATCGGTGTGCTGGAGGGAAATGGCGGGGACTTGCGCGTCGGTCTTCCGATGCAGTCGCTTCATGACGGAGAGCGTTGGGTGCACGAACCCCTTCGACTGAACGTCTTTCTCGAGGCACCGAAGTCGGCAATCGATAACATTATCGCCAAACATGAACTCGTACGCGAATTGATCGAGAATCGATGGCTGTTCGTTTTCGAAATCGACAATGAACAAGGAGGAATCTACCAGAGAACAACGGACAAGCAATGGAAACGAGTGTCATAA
- a CDS encoding NADH-quinone oxidoreductase subunit L yields MATNLNLVLSILIICVPLLVLAMGLFGSLLSPRQARVIAGLSTASSGLVFICAVLASLLYAIGGKVQTITAFSYPLPRNSGHFALSILINPVTVMMLSLVSFVGFVVARFSSNYLQGEQNQGRFYTWLNLTLASILTMIVSGNMLMFTFAWISTSLCLHHLLVFYPERSGAVLAARKKWIVSRVAETSLFIAVLLIGSTLHSMQFETVFHLMSAGVGPMPVALQWASGFIVLTAALKTAQFPLQGWLIQVMEAPTPVSALLHAGIVNAGAFLVVRMSPIMSQSIIASDVLAIIGLLTIAAAGLVMMTQTSLKVYLAWTTTAQMGFMLLECGLGLYSLAMLHLVGHSLYKAHAFLSSGSGVDLFRAPAVRPAQDTPTVGQWIVVAAFSVLVTIGIGSLFGVTTEHQPALLALGSILGVAMTQLILQSFKAGMGAAFIARAAFMGALVCTSYFSLHAAFHYMLASSLPAVRLINGPAQFALIALVMVVFLSILVIQQSLPKFLGNPFSRRVYVYLYNGLYVDIPFSRLVSRIWGIRSTSLTQAKGV; encoded by the coding sequence ATGGCAACCAATCTGAATCTTGTTCTTTCTATTCTCATCATTTGTGTTCCGTTGCTCGTTTTGGCGATGGGGCTTTTCGGGAGTCTTCTTTCCCCGAGACAGGCCCGGGTGATTGCGGGGTTAAGCACTGCAAGCTCGGGTCTTGTGTTTATCTGCGCGGTTCTCGCCTCTTTGTTGTATGCCATTGGCGGAAAAGTCCAGACGATCACCGCTTTTTCTTATCCATTGCCTAGAAACTCAGGACATTTTGCACTGAGTATCCTGATCAATCCTGTCACGGTGATGATGCTTTCCCTGGTTTCATTCGTAGGGTTTGTCGTTGCCCGCTTTTCGAGCAACTACCTTCAGGGGGAGCAAAATCAGGGGCGATTCTACACTTGGCTCAATCTGACGCTCGCATCCATCCTGACGATGATTGTCTCCGGGAACATGCTGATGTTCACATTTGCATGGATTTCCACCAGCCTTTGCCTGCATCACCTTCTGGTGTTTTATCCGGAACGTTCGGGAGCAGTCCTTGCGGCCCGAAAAAAATGGATTGTCAGCCGTGTTGCCGAAACAAGTCTTTTCATAGCTGTTTTATTGATCGGATCGACTCTCCACAGCATGCAGTTTGAGACCGTTTTTCATCTCATGTCGGCAGGAGTCGGGCCGATGCCGGTCGCCCTTCAATGGGCAAGCGGATTCATAGTGTTGACAGCGGCGCTCAAAACGGCCCAGTTCCCATTGCAAGGTTGGCTGATTCAGGTCATGGAAGCTCCAACTCCGGTGTCGGCTTTGTTGCATGCGGGAATTGTCAATGCCGGTGCTTTTCTGGTGGTGCGCATGAGTCCGATTATGTCCCAGTCGATAATCGCCTCTGATGTATTGGCGATTATTGGACTCTTAACGATTGCCGCTGCCGGACTGGTCATGATGACCCAAACCAGTCTCAAGGTCTATCTGGCCTGGACGACAACCGCCCAGATGGGTTTCATGTTGCTGGAATGCGGTCTTGGTCTTTACAGCCTGGCCATGCTGCATCTGGTCGGACATTCGTTATACAAGGCGCATGCCTTTCTTTCATCCGGCAGTGGCGTCGATCTCTTTCGTGCGCCGGCAGTCCGTCCTGCCCAGGACACTCCGACAGTGGGCCAGTGGATTGTCGTGGCAGCCTTCTCGGTTCTGGTCACCATTGGTATCGGGTCTTTATTTGGTGTGACGACAGAGCACCAGCCTGCACTTCTTGCATTGGGATCAATCCTTGGAGTCGCCATGACCCAGTTGATCCTCCAGTCTTTCAAGGCGGGAATGGGTGCAGCCTTTATCGCACGTGCAGCCTTTATGGGGGCGCTGGTTTGTACCTCTTATTTCAGTCTGCATGCCGCATTTCATTACATGTTGGCATCGAGTTTGCCGGCAGTGCGCTTGATCAACGGTCCCGCGCAGTTTGCCCTCATTGCCCTGGTGATGGTGGTGTTCCTTTCCATCCTGGTGATTCAGCAGAGCTTGCCGAAATTTTTGGGCAATCCATTCTCTCGCAGAGTTTATGTCTATCTTTATAACGGATTGTATGTCGATATCCCCTTTTCAAGACTGGTAAGCCGTATCTGGGGAATACGCTCCACTTCATTGACCCAAGCCAAAGGAGTCTGA
- a CDS encoding DUF2294 domain-containing protein has protein sequence MKKTKGQVEAEISNALIQFEKDYKGRGPEETKSFIIEDMVLVRLKGVLTPAEQQLAKNPEGMNLIKKVRSNLLEQGREMLADAVEKITGLKVMTLHTDISTKTGERMIIFSLNKNLEEQFAKSPKKTETLKK, from the coding sequence ATGAAGAAAACAAAAGGCCAGGTCGAAGCCGAGATCAGCAATGCTTTGATCCAGTTTGAAAAGGATTATAAGGGACGGGGGCCGGAGGAGACAAAGTCTTTCATTATTGAGGATATGGTTCTGGTCCGGTTAAAAGGTGTGCTGACTCCGGCAGAGCAACAACTGGCGAAAAACCCAGAAGGAATGAACCTCATCAAAAAGGTGCGATCCAATCTTCTGGAACAGGGCAGAGAGATGCTTGCTGATGCGGTGGAAAAAATTACGGGTCTTAAAGTCATGACCCTGCACACCGATATTAGCACCAAAACGGGTGAGCGCATGATTATTTTTTCCTTGAACAAAAATCTCGAGGAGCAATTCGCCAAGTCACCGAAGAAGACGGAAACACTGAAAAAATAA
- a CDS encoding DUF2294 domain-containing protein has translation MKKTKGQLEAEIGNALIQFEKDYMGRGPQETKTFIIEDMILIRLKGVLTPAEQQLAKNPEGMNLIKMVRSNLLEQGRDLLTNVIEKITGFKVITLHTDISTKTGERMIVFTLNKNLEISFRAKDPKMIQQ, from the coding sequence ATGAAAAAGACAAAAGGCCAGTTGGAAGCCGAAATTGGCAATGCCTTGATCCAGTTCGAAAAGGATTATATGGGTAGGGGGCCCCAAGAGACGAAGACTTTCATCATTGAAGACATGATCCTGATTCGCCTGAAAGGAGTTTTAACTCCTGCAGAGCAGCAGCTGGCCAAAAACCCTGAGGGAATGAATCTTATAAAGATGGTTCGTTCAAATCTTCTGGAGCAGGGTCGGGATCTTCTGACAAATGTGATCGAAAAAATTACAGGGTTCAAAGTTATCACGCTTCATACCGATATCAGCACCAAGACTGGTGAGAGAATGATTGTTTTTACTTTAAACAAAAATCTGGAAATCTCCTTCCGTGCGAAAGATCCAAAAATGATTCAGCAATAA
- a CDS encoding CDGSH iron-sulfur domain-containing protein, with protein sequence MKMDSWLSCSKNGPILVHGEVDIEDANGHHTKTATMVHQLCRCGGSRVAPFCDGSHENISFVSE encoded by the coding sequence ATGAAAATGGACTCGTGGTTGTCCTGCAGCAAAAATGGACCCATTTTGGTTCATGGTGAGGTCGATATCGAGGATGCGAACGGCCATCATACCAAAACGGCAACGATGGTCCATCAATTGTGCAGATGTGGTGGCTCCAGAGTTGCTCCATTTTGTGACGGATCTCATGAAAATATATCCTTTGTGTCGGAATAG